A single window of Nyctibius grandis isolate bNycGra1 chromosome Z, bNycGra1.pri, whole genome shotgun sequence DNA harbors:
- the NUP155 gene encoding nuclear pore complex protein Nup155 isoform X2 yields MPAAMSPAAPTAQDALEAAGRIIDRQIQDDRCYPDLSELLAVPAPGSPTVSGMSDMDYPLQGPGLLSIPNLPEISSVRRVPLPPELVEQFGHMQCNCMMGVFPEISRAWLTIDSDIFMWNYEDGGDLAYFDGLSETILAVGLVKPKGGIFQPHVRHLLVLATPVDIVILGLSCANIQAGTGSLNDSMSGGMQLLPDPLYSLPTDNTYILAITSTDNGRIFLAGKDGCLYEVAYQAEAGWFSQRCRKINHSKSALSFLIPSLLQFTFSEDDPVVQIAIDNSRNILHTRSEKGVLQVYDLGQDGQGMTRVASLSQNAIVSAAGSIARTIDRSVFKPIVQIAVIENSESIDCQLLAITHAGVRLYFSTSQFKHPTARPSMLTLVHVRLPPGFSASSNVEKPAKVHRALYSKGVLLMAASENEDNDILWCINHDSFPFQKPMMETQMTTRVDEHSWALSAIDDFKVQKIVTPLNKDIIPITDSPVVVQQHMLPPKKFVLLSAQGSFMFHKLRPVDQLRHLLVSNIGGDGEEIERFFKLHQEDQACATCLILACSNAACDREVSAWATRAFFRYGGEAQMRFPSALPPPSNVGPILGSPIPAGSPLTVDSQYPNLSFLTTPGQGLQPPSMSTPMFPSGNSMSHPGTSISGMMGPEIVFSGRHNGICIYFARIIGNIWDGSIVVERVFKSGNREVVAVESSVPSHVLECVLQELKGLQEFLDRNSQFATVGALGNPSFSAPANLQQRLLGFMRPDGGSSQQVQQELQRKYHAEAQLTEKNSLQGIQELVRKTCQALALWKLLCEHQFSVVVGELQKELQEHLKITAFKDLVIRDRELTGALIASLINCYIRDNAAVNGIIAHLQDICPLLYSTDDAVCSKANELLQRSRQAQSKLEKEKMLRESLKEYQKISNQVDLANVCAQYRQVRFYEGVVELSLTAAEKKDPQGLGLHFYKNGEPEEDVPGFQAFQERLNSYKCITDTLQELVNQSKAAPQSPSVPKKPGPPVLSSDPNMLSNEEAGHHFEQMLKLAQRSTDELFSIALYNWLIQVDLADKLLQVTAPFLEPYLVRMTKIDQNKVRYMDLLWRYFEKNRNFSNAARVLAKLAELHSTEISLQQRLEYIARAILSAKSSTAISSIAADGEFLHELEEKMEVARIQLQIQETLQRQYSHHSSVQDAVSQLDAELMDITKLYGEFADPFKLSECKLAIIHCAGHSDPILVQTLWQEIIEKELSDGVSLSPADRMQALSLKMVLLGKIYAGTPRYFPLDFLVQFLEQQVCTLNWDVGFVTYTMQEIGVPLTRLLEVYDQLFKARDPFWNRMRKPLHLLECIHVLLSGYVQDPSRVLLRRRFTNVCLDAVSCYLVELQSMSPTLMVQTTIGNFKSLQAKLERLH; encoded by the exons TCCCCCAGAGCTAGTAGAGCAGTTTGGAC ATATGCAGTGCAATTGTATGATGGGAGTGTTTCCAGAAATCAGCAGAGCTTGGCTGACCATTGACAGTGACATTTTTATGTGGAACTATGAAGATGG GGGAGATCTGGCTTATTTTGATGGCCTTAGTGAAACTATTCTTGCAGTGGGTCTTGTAAAGCCAAAGGGAG GTATCTTCCAGCCTCATGTACGACACTTACTTGTTCTGGCTACCCCCGTGGATATTGTGATTTTAGGGCTTAGTTGTGCTAATATACAAGCAG gtaCTGGATCGCTCAATGACAGTATGTCTGGCGGAATGCAGCTGCTACCAGACCCTCTCTATTCGCTCCCTACTGACAATACTTACATCCTGGCAATAACATCCACTGATAATGGGCGGATCTTTTTGGCTGGAAAAGATGGCTGCTTATATGAAGTAGCTTACCAG gCTGAAGCAGGCTGGTTTAGCCAGCGCTGTAGAAAAATTAATCATTCGAAGAGTGCGCTGTCTTTCCTTATTCCTTCATTGCTACAGTTCACGTTCTCAGAGGATG ATCCTGTAGTTCAAATCGCCATTGACAACTCTCGAAATATCTTACACACCCGCTCAGAAAAGGGTGTGCTGCAA GTTTATGATTTGGGACAAGACGGTCAAGGAATGACCAGGGTTGCTTCTCTTTCACAAAATGCTATAgtttctgctgctgggagcatTGCCAG aACAATCGATCGTTCTGTATTTAAGCCTATTGTTCAAATAGCAGTGATTGAAAATTCGGAATCCATAGACTGTCAGCTACTAGCAATCACACATGCAG GTGTCCGACTGTATTTTAGTACTTCACAATTTAAGCATCCAACAGCTCGTCCCTCCATGTTAACCTTGGTTCATGTCCGTTTGCCGCCTGGATTTTCAGCTTCTTCTAATGTGGAGAAGCCCGCGAAGGTTCACAGAGCTCTTTATAGCAAAG GGGTCCTGCTGATGGCAGCTTCAGAAAATGAGGATAATGACATCCTGTGGTGTATCAATCAtgattctttcccttttcaaaagCCAATGATGGAAACACAG ATGACCACCCGTGTTGATGAACATTCCTGGGCTCTTTCTGCTATTGATGACTTTAAAGTTCAGAAGATTGTAACACCTCTAAATAAAGACATTATTCCAATAACGGATTCACCTGTTGTTGTGCAGCAACACATGCTGCCACCTAAAAAGTTTGTTCTGCTTTCAGCCCAG GGGAGCTTTATGTTTCATAAACTTCGACCTGTCGATCAGCTGCGGCATCTGCTTGTTAGCAATATAGGTGGAGATGGAGAAGAGattgaaagatttttcaaattGCATCAG GAGGATCAGGCCTGTGCCACTTGCCTTATCTTGGCCTGTTCTAATGCTGCCTGTGACAGAGAAGTATCTGCCTGGGCTACTCGAGCATTCTTCAG GTATGGTGGAGAAGCACAAATGAGATTTCCgtcagctctgcctcctccaagcAACGTTGGACCTATTTTGGGTTCTCCCATTCCTGCCG GTTCCCCCTTGACAGTTGATAGTCAATATCCTAATCTTAGCTTTTTGACAACACCTGGGCAAG GTTTACAGCCTCCTAGTATGTCAACTCCCATGTTTCCTTCTGGGAATTCCATGTCTCACCCTGGTACATCCATTAGCGGAATGATGGGTCCCGAGATAGTATTTTCTGGAAGACACAATGGCATCTGCATATACTTTGCTCGGATTATAGG AAATATTTGGGATGGCAGTATCGTTGTGGAGAGAGTTTTCAAAAGTGGCAATCGAGAAGTTGTTGCA GTAGAAAGCAGTGTTCCATCCCATGTGCTGGAATGTGTACTACAAGAACTAAAAGGTTTACAAGAGTTTCTGGATAGAAATTCACAGTTTGCTACAGTAGGAGCCCTTGGAAACCCAAG TTTCAGCGCACCAGCCAATCTGCAACAGAGACTCCTGGGTTTCATGCGGCCTGATGGTGGAAGTTCTCAGCAAGTCCAGCAAGAACTCCAGAGGAAATATCATG ctgaGGCACAGCTAACTGAGAAGAACTCACTTCAAGGCATCCAGGAGCTTGTTCGCAAAACCTGCCAGGCATTGGCTTTATGGAAGTTGCTGTGTGAACACCAATTCAGTGTCGTCGTAGGTGAGCTTCAGAAG GAACTTCAAGAACATCTAAAGATTACTGCTTTCAAAGACTTGGTGATTAGAGACAGAGAGTTGACTGGAGCACTCATTGCGTCTCTCATAAACTGTTATATCAGAGATAATGCTGCTGTGAATGGCATCATTGCCCATTTGCAAGATATCTGTCCTCTTCTTTATAGCACTGATGATGCTGTGTGTTCCAAG GCAAATGAACTGCTTCAGCGGTCTCGACAGGCTCAaagcaaactggaaaaagagaagatgtTAAGAGAGTCACTAAAAGAGTACCAGAAGATCAGCAATCAAGTAGACCTTGCTAATGTTTGTGCACAATATAGACAAG tgcGTTTCTATGAGGGAGTAGTAGAACTCTCCCTTACAGCTGCTGAGAAGAAAGATCCCCAAGGTCTTGGCCTTCATTTCTATAAAAATGGAGAACCAGAAGAGGATGTTCCTGGGTTCCAAGCTTTTCAAGAGAG ATTAAACAGCTACAAGTGTATCACTGACACCCTTCAAGAGTTAGTGAATCAAAGTAAAGCTGCTCCTCAGTCTCCTAGTGTACCCAAAAAGCCAGGTCCTCCGGTGCTGTCATCTGACCCCAACATGCTAAGCAATGAAGAAGCAGGGCACCAT ttTGAACAAATGCTAAAGTTGGCTCAGCGATCAACAGATGAGCTCTTCAGTATTGCACTTTACAACTGGTTGATACAAGTTGACTTGGCAGACAAACTGTTACAG GTTACTGCCCCCTTTTTGGAACCTTACCTTGTGCGAATGACCAAGATTGACCAAAACAAAGTCCGTTATATGGATTTACTGTGGAGATACTTTGAAAAGAACAGGAATTTTAGTAATGCAGCCAGAGTCTTGGCTAAGTTGGCTGAACTGCATAG CACAGAAATTTCTCTTCAGCAGCGTCTTGAATACATTGCACGTGCCATTTTGAGTGCCAAAAGTTCCACTGCCATATCCTCTATAGCTGCAGATGGTGAATTCCTACATGAActagaagagaaaatggaa gtTGCAAGGATCCAGCTTCAAATACAAGAAACATTACAACGGCAGTATTCCCATCATTCTTCAGTGCAAGATGCAGTCTCCCAGCTTGATGCTGAGCTGATGGATATAACCAAG ctgtatGGAGAATTTGCTGACCCTTTTAAGCTCTCAGAGTGTAAGCTTGCAATTATACATTGTGCGGGTCATTCTGATCCTATCTTGGTGCAAACTCTCTGGCAAGAAATCATTGAGAAAG agttGAGCGATGGTGTGTCTCTGAGCCCTGCTGACAGAATGCAAGCACTTAGTCTGAAGATGGTATTGCTTGGAAAAATATATGCTGGCACACCTCGTTACTTTCCTTTAG ATTTTTTAGTGCAGTTTCTAGAGCAACAAGTCTGCACTTTGAACTGGGATGTAGGTTTTGTAACATACACCATGCAAGAAATTGGAGTGCCATTGACAAGGCTGCTTGAAGTATATGACCAGTTGTTTAAAGCACGG gaCCCATTTTGGAATAGAATGAGAAAGCCTTTACACCTTTTAGAGTGTATTCATGTGTTATTATCAGGATATGTACAAGATCCAAGCAGAGTACTTCTGAG GCGACGATTCACAAATGTTTGCTTGGATGCTGTTAGTTGCTACTTGGTCGAACTTCAGTCTATGAGCCCAACGCTAATGGTGCAGACTACTATTGGGAATTTTAAATCACTACAGGCTAAATTAGAACGTCTTCACTGA
- the NUP155 gene encoding nuclear pore complex protein Nup155 isoform X1 translates to MPAAMSPAAPTAQDALEAAGRIIDRQIQDDRCYPDLSELLAVPAPGSPTVSGMSDMDYPLQGPGLLSIPNLPEISSVRRVPLPPELVEQFGHMQCNCMMGVFPEISRAWLTIDSDIFMWNYEDGGDLAYFDGLSETILAVGLVKPKGGIFQPHVRHLLVLATPVDIVILGLSCANIQAGTGSLNDSMSGGMQLLPDPLYSLPTDNTYILAITSTDNGRIFLAGKDGCLYEVAYQAEAGWFSQRCRKINHSKSALSFLIPSLLQFTFSEDDPVVQIAIDNSRNILHTRSEKGVLQVYDLGQDGQGMTRVASLSQNAIVSAAGSIARTIDRSVFKPIVQIAVIENSESIDCQLLAITHAGVRLYFSTSQFKHPTARPSMLTLVHVRLPPGFSASSNVEKPAKVHRALYSKGVLLMAASENEDNDILWCINHDSFPFQKPMMETQMTTRVDEHSWALSAIDDFKVQKIVTPLNKDIIPITDSPVVVQQHMLPPKKFVLLSAQGSFMFHKLRPVDQLRHLLVSNIGGDGEEIERFFKLHQEDQACATCLILACSNAACDREVSAWATRAFFRYGGEAQMRFPSALPPPSNVGPILGSPIPAVTGPGERWHHSSATTYSVCSKGSPLTVDSQYPNLSFLTTPGQGLQPPSMSTPMFPSGNSMSHPGTSISGMMGPEIVFSGRHNGICIYFARIIGNIWDGSIVVERVFKSGNREVVAVESSVPSHVLECVLQELKGLQEFLDRNSQFATVGALGNPSFSAPANLQQRLLGFMRPDGGSSQQVQQELQRKYHAEAQLTEKNSLQGIQELVRKTCQALALWKLLCEHQFSVVVGELQKELQEHLKITAFKDLVIRDRELTGALIASLINCYIRDNAAVNGIIAHLQDICPLLYSTDDAVCSKANELLQRSRQAQSKLEKEKMLRESLKEYQKISNQVDLANVCAQYRQVRFYEGVVELSLTAAEKKDPQGLGLHFYKNGEPEEDVPGFQAFQERLNSYKCITDTLQELVNQSKAAPQSPSVPKKPGPPVLSSDPNMLSNEEAGHHFEQMLKLAQRSTDELFSIALYNWLIQVDLADKLLQVTAPFLEPYLVRMTKIDQNKVRYMDLLWRYFEKNRNFSNAARVLAKLAELHSTEISLQQRLEYIARAILSAKSSTAISSIAADGEFLHELEEKMEVARIQLQIQETLQRQYSHHSSVQDAVSQLDAELMDITKLYGEFADPFKLSECKLAIIHCAGHSDPILVQTLWQEIIEKELSDGVSLSPADRMQALSLKMVLLGKIYAGTPRYFPLDFLVQFLEQQVCTLNWDVGFVTYTMQEIGVPLTRLLEVYDQLFKARDPFWNRMRKPLHLLECIHVLLSGYVQDPSRVLLRRRFTNVCLDAVSCYLVELQSMSPTLMVQTTIGNFKSLQAKLERLH, encoded by the exons TCCCCCAGAGCTAGTAGAGCAGTTTGGAC ATATGCAGTGCAATTGTATGATGGGAGTGTTTCCAGAAATCAGCAGAGCTTGGCTGACCATTGACAGTGACATTTTTATGTGGAACTATGAAGATGG GGGAGATCTGGCTTATTTTGATGGCCTTAGTGAAACTATTCTTGCAGTGGGTCTTGTAAAGCCAAAGGGAG GTATCTTCCAGCCTCATGTACGACACTTACTTGTTCTGGCTACCCCCGTGGATATTGTGATTTTAGGGCTTAGTTGTGCTAATATACAAGCAG gtaCTGGATCGCTCAATGACAGTATGTCTGGCGGAATGCAGCTGCTACCAGACCCTCTCTATTCGCTCCCTACTGACAATACTTACATCCTGGCAATAACATCCACTGATAATGGGCGGATCTTTTTGGCTGGAAAAGATGGCTGCTTATATGAAGTAGCTTACCAG gCTGAAGCAGGCTGGTTTAGCCAGCGCTGTAGAAAAATTAATCATTCGAAGAGTGCGCTGTCTTTCCTTATTCCTTCATTGCTACAGTTCACGTTCTCAGAGGATG ATCCTGTAGTTCAAATCGCCATTGACAACTCTCGAAATATCTTACACACCCGCTCAGAAAAGGGTGTGCTGCAA GTTTATGATTTGGGACAAGACGGTCAAGGAATGACCAGGGTTGCTTCTCTTTCACAAAATGCTATAgtttctgctgctgggagcatTGCCAG aACAATCGATCGTTCTGTATTTAAGCCTATTGTTCAAATAGCAGTGATTGAAAATTCGGAATCCATAGACTGTCAGCTACTAGCAATCACACATGCAG GTGTCCGACTGTATTTTAGTACTTCACAATTTAAGCATCCAACAGCTCGTCCCTCCATGTTAACCTTGGTTCATGTCCGTTTGCCGCCTGGATTTTCAGCTTCTTCTAATGTGGAGAAGCCCGCGAAGGTTCACAGAGCTCTTTATAGCAAAG GGGTCCTGCTGATGGCAGCTTCAGAAAATGAGGATAATGACATCCTGTGGTGTATCAATCAtgattctttcccttttcaaaagCCAATGATGGAAACACAG ATGACCACCCGTGTTGATGAACATTCCTGGGCTCTTTCTGCTATTGATGACTTTAAAGTTCAGAAGATTGTAACACCTCTAAATAAAGACATTATTCCAATAACGGATTCACCTGTTGTTGTGCAGCAACACATGCTGCCACCTAAAAAGTTTGTTCTGCTTTCAGCCCAG GGGAGCTTTATGTTTCATAAACTTCGACCTGTCGATCAGCTGCGGCATCTGCTTGTTAGCAATATAGGTGGAGATGGAGAAGAGattgaaagatttttcaaattGCATCAG GAGGATCAGGCCTGTGCCACTTGCCTTATCTTGGCCTGTTCTAATGCTGCCTGTGACAGAGAAGTATCTGCCTGGGCTACTCGAGCATTCTTCAG GTATGGTGGAGAAGCACAAATGAGATTTCCgtcagctctgcctcctccaagcAACGTTGGACCTATTTTGGGTTCTCCCATTCCTGCCG TGACAGGTCCAGGTGAAAGATGGCACCATTCTTCTGCTACTACATACTCTGTTTGCTCAAAGG GTTCCCCCTTGACAGTTGATAGTCAATATCCTAATCTTAGCTTTTTGACAACACCTGGGCAAG GTTTACAGCCTCCTAGTATGTCAACTCCCATGTTTCCTTCTGGGAATTCCATGTCTCACCCTGGTACATCCATTAGCGGAATGATGGGTCCCGAGATAGTATTTTCTGGAAGACACAATGGCATCTGCATATACTTTGCTCGGATTATAGG AAATATTTGGGATGGCAGTATCGTTGTGGAGAGAGTTTTCAAAAGTGGCAATCGAGAAGTTGTTGCA GTAGAAAGCAGTGTTCCATCCCATGTGCTGGAATGTGTACTACAAGAACTAAAAGGTTTACAAGAGTTTCTGGATAGAAATTCACAGTTTGCTACAGTAGGAGCCCTTGGAAACCCAAG TTTCAGCGCACCAGCCAATCTGCAACAGAGACTCCTGGGTTTCATGCGGCCTGATGGTGGAAGTTCTCAGCAAGTCCAGCAAGAACTCCAGAGGAAATATCATG ctgaGGCACAGCTAACTGAGAAGAACTCACTTCAAGGCATCCAGGAGCTTGTTCGCAAAACCTGCCAGGCATTGGCTTTATGGAAGTTGCTGTGTGAACACCAATTCAGTGTCGTCGTAGGTGAGCTTCAGAAG GAACTTCAAGAACATCTAAAGATTACTGCTTTCAAAGACTTGGTGATTAGAGACAGAGAGTTGACTGGAGCACTCATTGCGTCTCTCATAAACTGTTATATCAGAGATAATGCTGCTGTGAATGGCATCATTGCCCATTTGCAAGATATCTGTCCTCTTCTTTATAGCACTGATGATGCTGTGTGTTCCAAG GCAAATGAACTGCTTCAGCGGTCTCGACAGGCTCAaagcaaactggaaaaagagaagatgtTAAGAGAGTCACTAAAAGAGTACCAGAAGATCAGCAATCAAGTAGACCTTGCTAATGTTTGTGCACAATATAGACAAG tgcGTTTCTATGAGGGAGTAGTAGAACTCTCCCTTACAGCTGCTGAGAAGAAAGATCCCCAAGGTCTTGGCCTTCATTTCTATAAAAATGGAGAACCAGAAGAGGATGTTCCTGGGTTCCAAGCTTTTCAAGAGAG ATTAAACAGCTACAAGTGTATCACTGACACCCTTCAAGAGTTAGTGAATCAAAGTAAAGCTGCTCCTCAGTCTCCTAGTGTACCCAAAAAGCCAGGTCCTCCGGTGCTGTCATCTGACCCCAACATGCTAAGCAATGAAGAAGCAGGGCACCAT ttTGAACAAATGCTAAAGTTGGCTCAGCGATCAACAGATGAGCTCTTCAGTATTGCACTTTACAACTGGTTGATACAAGTTGACTTGGCAGACAAACTGTTACAG GTTACTGCCCCCTTTTTGGAACCTTACCTTGTGCGAATGACCAAGATTGACCAAAACAAAGTCCGTTATATGGATTTACTGTGGAGATACTTTGAAAAGAACAGGAATTTTAGTAATGCAGCCAGAGTCTTGGCTAAGTTGGCTGAACTGCATAG CACAGAAATTTCTCTTCAGCAGCGTCTTGAATACATTGCACGTGCCATTTTGAGTGCCAAAAGTTCCACTGCCATATCCTCTATAGCTGCAGATGGTGAATTCCTACATGAActagaagagaaaatggaa gtTGCAAGGATCCAGCTTCAAATACAAGAAACATTACAACGGCAGTATTCCCATCATTCTTCAGTGCAAGATGCAGTCTCCCAGCTTGATGCTGAGCTGATGGATATAACCAAG ctgtatGGAGAATTTGCTGACCCTTTTAAGCTCTCAGAGTGTAAGCTTGCAATTATACATTGTGCGGGTCATTCTGATCCTATCTTGGTGCAAACTCTCTGGCAAGAAATCATTGAGAAAG agttGAGCGATGGTGTGTCTCTGAGCCCTGCTGACAGAATGCAAGCACTTAGTCTGAAGATGGTATTGCTTGGAAAAATATATGCTGGCACACCTCGTTACTTTCCTTTAG ATTTTTTAGTGCAGTTTCTAGAGCAACAAGTCTGCACTTTGAACTGGGATGTAGGTTTTGTAACATACACCATGCAAGAAATTGGAGTGCCATTGACAAGGCTGCTTGAAGTATATGACCAGTTGTTTAAAGCACGG gaCCCATTTTGGAATAGAATGAGAAAGCCTTTACACCTTTTAGAGTGTATTCATGTGTTATTATCAGGATATGTACAAGATCCAAGCAGAGTACTTCTGAG GCGACGATTCACAAATGTTTGCTTGGATGCTGTTAGTTGCTACTTGGTCGAACTTCAGTCTATGAGCCCAACGCTAATGGTGCAGACTACTATTGGGAATTTTAAATCACTACAGGCTAAATTAGAACGTCTTCACTGA